CCCGCAGGCTTTTAATCGGACTGCTAAGGCATGGGGAACAGAATGGATGGCGTAAGATGCAGGGAGACGTGTTCCAGGCGGGGGTGGCAGCAGGCCCGGGAGGGCGATGTCCCCAAGAAGAGTAgctgtggggagagaaggagacagatcTGGGATGTCTATGGGAAGAGCTGCGTGAGCGGAGGGGAGAAAAGTCCGGACCGCCAGGCGGCTCCCAGGACACCCACGGAGCCCCAGGACACCGACCCTTGGGGAGGAGCCGGTGTGTGGGGGCAAGTCTGAGAGCTCCCCTGGGCCCTGGCCTTCCTCACCACCCCTTCTGCTCCCGCAGACAGGACAGCTCACAGCCCTGCAAGCCCAGGACGCAGCTGGAGCCGAGGCTGGCTTGATGGTGAGAGCACCGACGACTCCCTCCTGAGCCTCCCCCAGCCCTTGCCTGGGCCCGAGCTCCGctcactctcccttcctccccacagccCACGCTCCCAAGGCTGAGGAGGCGAGACACCCACTTCCCCATCTGCCTGTTCTGCTGTGGCTGCTGTAATAAACCAACGTGTGGGCTATGCTGCAGGACCTAGAgcctcccagcctggccccccGCCCTccggtcctccccgcccccgccggtcctccccgcccccgccggtccgccccgcccccgccggtcctccccgcccccgccggtcctccccgccccggccggtcctccccgcccccgccggtcctccccgcccccgccggtcctccccgccccggccggtcctccccgcccccgccggtcctccccgcccccgccggtcctccccgccccggccggtcctccccgcccccgccggtcctccccgcccccgccggtcctccccgccccggccggtcctccccgcccccgccggtcctccccgcccccgccggtcctccccgccccggccggtcctccccgcccccgccggtcctccccgcccccgccggtcCTCNNNNNNNNNNNNNNNNNNNNNNNNNNNNNNNNNNNNNNNNNNNNNNNNNNNNNNNNNNNNNNNNNNNNNNNNNNNNNNNNNNNNNNNNNNNNNNNNNNNNCCCCCCGCcggtcctcccctcccccgccggtCCTCCCCGCCCCTTGTATTTATTCCTGCCTTGCCCTCCAACCCGCCGTGACCGGACGTGGAATAAAATGTTTCTGTCTGTTGTTTCCCATACTAGAGTGTCTGTTGCCCTTTCTTCCTGCCCGAGGCCCATGCCAGAGGCTTGTTCTGGCCCCTGTCTGGTTACGGGTATGCGGGGTTGGTGGGTACCGGGGTTGGCACGGAGGTTTGGTGAAGGAAAATCTGTTTcctgctcttcccttcctccttccctgcttcaGAAGACCTAGAACCTATGTTGCAACAGCAGGGGCTGGAAGTGAAACCGAGTTTCCTCTCCTTGAAGCCTTCTTAAAAGAACGGTAACTAATGCAAAGTCCTCACAAGGGTTCTCAAAGCAAGGTCCGGGGAACCCCTGATAGGGCTCCATCAGGCTCACTCGCCTCCCATCGGGGGTGCATGGGCTCACGGGCTCTGTGACGCCGGGTCAACCTCATCGCTCCGACGGGAACGGGTTGTGTGTGCTGGTGTGCCTTGGGCTTTCAAAATGTCCCGGTCTCAGTTTCTAAGACGTGGAGCAGCTAGAGATAAAACCCACGTAAACACGTTTTCTGGGGAGTCCTCGATGATTTTGCAGAGTAGAAAGGGATCCTGCCACCAAAAAGTCTGAGAACCACCGGCCTTGCAGGCAGGCACAGTGACCGAGTGAGGGGCGGTGGCTGGGTTTCAGAGAGCACCATAAGGGGTATCCTCTGAGTAAGGACACACTGCCCGTGAGACACGCGGGAGGAGACCGCTCACCTCCACAAGGAGTTAAGTTCCCTCCCATTCTTCTTGAAACCGTGTCCCTCTCAATGTATCGcatttccccacttttttttaaataaagatttttatttatttatttgacagagagagacagcgagagagggaacacaagcagggggagtgggcagagggagaagcaggcttcccgttgagcagggagcccgacatggggctcgatcccagcaccctgggatcatgacctgagccgaaggcagacgcttaacgactgagccccctaggCGCCCCCCATTTCCCCACTtttgacagaaacagagaagatGCACCATCTTCTTAGCCCATAAGAAAACGTCAGCACTAGCACGGTGATAAATGGCCTTGGCTATTTGGCCTCAATGTTGCATATGGATGGGAGGCCTGGGTTAGATCGTTAGGGGGACCGGGAGATGGCTTGTCATGCCCCAAAGCAGGCCAAACATGGCTAGAGCTTCTTTTCAAGAGAAGGCGGCCATGCTTATTTTGATGTGAGATTTCCTGGTTTTTAAGATATTGGCAACTGATTAccgggattttgttttttaaatcaa
This region of Neomonachus schauinslandi unplaced genomic scaffold, ASM220157v2 HiC_scaffold_1926, whole genome shotgun sequence genomic DNA includes:
- the LOC123323887 gene encoding hepcidin-like gives rise to the protein MAMSTRIQAAGLLSLLLARLASGWVLPPQTGQLTALQAQDAAGAEAGLMPTLPRLRRRDTHFPICLFCCGCCNKPTCGLCCRT